Proteins encoded by one window of Clostridia bacterium:
- a CDS encoding CapA family protein, with amino-acid sequence MKLKRLAALITLLCVAFAFAACGAKEPLPADTSASSAEPSAPKPDSVVRLMAVGDNLIHNVIYNQAKERGTAELEYDFSYVYEHVKPIIQKADVAFINQETVLAGKYFEPSNFPRFCTPTEMGDCLLDVGFNVFNHANNHMLDKGRKGIAATLEYWDTQADKDICVCGMYKDEADLYSCHYIEKNGVKIGFFGFTEHTNGLVAPDSMTERIVYAEDEAVIKKAIDVMKAECDVVAVSAHWGDENYSERTKTALTKLEKTLSQKLADWGVDLIIGTHPHVIQPMKWLDRADGGKTFCVYSLGNFVSAMNGPCNMLGGLVDLDIRKNNNTGEISIENICYVPLVTHYNRGMKNVRIYPLSEYTEELASAHGCKAKTYSGFSLKYLNKVVTDNIEEEYLFEK; translated from the coding sequence ATGAAGCTGAAACGTCTCGCCGCTTTGATAACTCTGCTTTGCGTCGCGTTCGCGTTCGCCGCCTGCGGCGCGAAGGAGCCGCTGCCCGCGGATACGTCCGCGTCGTCCGCGGAGCCGTCGGCGCCGAAGCCGGACTCCGTCGTGCGCCTTATGGCGGTGGGGGATAACCTCATCCACAACGTCATTTACAATCAGGCGAAGGAGCGCGGCACCGCGGAGTTGGAATACGATTTCTCCTACGTCTACGAACACGTCAAGCCGATAATTCAGAAGGCGGACGTCGCCTTCATCAATCAGGAGACCGTCCTCGCGGGCAAATACTTCGAGCCGTCGAACTTCCCGCGCTTCTGCACTCCGACGGAGATGGGCGACTGCCTGCTCGACGTCGGCTTCAACGTCTTCAACCACGCGAACAACCACATGCTCGACAAGGGGCGCAAGGGCATCGCCGCCACGCTCGAGTACTGGGATACGCAGGCGGATAAGGATATCTGCGTCTGCGGTATGTATAAGGACGAGGCCGACCTATATTCCTGCCACTATATCGAGAAAAACGGCGTCAAGATCGGCTTCTTCGGCTTCACCGAGCACACCAACGGACTCGTCGCGCCGGACTCCATGACAGAGCGCATCGTCTACGCCGAGGACGAGGCGGTCATCAAGAAGGCGATAGACGTTATGAAGGCGGAATGCGACGTCGTCGCCGTTTCCGCGCACTGGGGCGACGAGAACTACTCCGAGCGCACCAAGACCGCGCTGACGAAGCTCGAGAAGACGCTTTCGCAGAAGCTCGCCGACTGGGGCGTCGACCTGATAATCGGCACGCATCCGCACGTCATCCAGCCGATGAAGTGGCTCGACCGCGCCGACGGCGGAAAGACCTTCTGCGTCTACTCGCTCGGCAACTTCGTCTCCGCGATGAACGGCCCCTGCAATATGCTCGGCGGGCTTGTCGACCTCGATATACGCAAAAACAACAACACCGGCGAGATCTCGATAGAGAATATCTGCTACGTTCCGCTCGTCACGCACTATAACCGCGGAATGAAAAACGTCCGCATATATCCGCTTTCCGAATACACCGAGGAGCTCGCCTCCGCCCACGGCTGCAAGGCGAAGACCTATTCCGGCTTCTCGCTGAAATATCTGAACAAGGTCGTCACCGACAATATCGAAGAGGAGTACCTTTTTGAAAAATGA
- the uvrC gene encoding excinuclease ABC subunit UvrC, whose translation MKNDRIEACLKKANSLPLTPGVYIMKNREGEIIYIGKAKKLRNRVSQYFARFESHTGKTRRMVENVYDFDYILTTSELEALTLECSQIKQHRPKYNILLKDDKGFCFIRQSREQYPRFTVVYHKKDDGAEYFGPFMSAGSARQTLELASKLFLLPTCTRKLEYGKRSERPCLNYFIKQCCAPCTGRVPPERYAENVKDALAFINGGMKQAVEDMTARMKAYSDAMEYEKAAQLRDRIAAVDRIWQRQGVVSDDCREHDAFAITSDGVTQCVCVLNVREGRVKLKESSFFDCDETESGPELLTSFICEYYSEDREVPPVVALASEPEDFALLREWLSAKRGRRVSLRCKGRGDLPKTARICLDNAEEALVQYSVRRGGKKTKAAEELKAYLGLTGELTRIEAYDISHTGGKTTVGGMVVFENGAPKKSDYRRFRVSVTGGDDYAATAEVISRRLAHLGEKGFERPDVILLDGGAQHVAVVGELFREKGVDIPFFGMVKDNKHSLRGLVSPEGELDIGKTTRAFRLLYAVSEEVHRFAISYHRAARSAELKTSQLRVIDGVGESRAAALLKAFGSVDGVRAATVDELAAVKGMSRAAAENVRKFFDAIPADA comes from the coding sequence TTGAAAAATGATCGCATTGAAGCGTGCCTGAAAAAGGCGAATTCGCTTCCGCTGACTCCCGGCGTCTACATCATGAAAAACCGCGAGGGAGAAATCATTTACATAGGCAAGGCGAAGAAGCTCCGCAACCGCGTGAGCCAGTATTTCGCGCGCTTCGAAAGCCACACCGGCAAGACGCGCCGCATGGTCGAGAACGTATACGATTTCGACTACATACTGACCACCTCCGAGCTGGAGGCGCTGACGCTCGAATGCTCGCAGATAAAGCAGCACCGCCCGAAGTACAACATCCTGCTTAAAGACGACAAGGGTTTCTGCTTCATTCGGCAGAGCCGGGAGCAGTACCCGCGCTTCACCGTCGTCTATCACAAAAAGGACGACGGCGCGGAGTATTTCGGCCCGTTCATGTCCGCCGGTTCGGCGCGGCAGACGCTGGAGCTCGCGTCAAAGCTGTTCCTGCTGCCGACCTGCACGCGCAAGCTCGAGTACGGGAAGCGCTCGGAGCGCCCCTGCCTCAACTACTTCATAAAGCAGTGCTGCGCGCCCTGCACCGGCAGGGTGCCGCCGGAGCGCTACGCCGAGAACGTCAAAGACGCGCTCGCGTTCATAAACGGCGGCATGAAGCAGGCGGTGGAGGATATGACCGCGCGCATGAAGGCGTATTCCGACGCGATGGAATACGAGAAGGCCGCGCAGCTGCGCGACCGTATCGCCGCCGTGGACCGCATCTGGCAGCGGCAGGGAGTCGTTTCCGACGACTGCCGCGAGCACGACGCCTTCGCCATCACCTCCGACGGCGTCACGCAGTGCGTCTGCGTGCTGAACGTCCGCGAGGGCAGGGTGAAGCTGAAGGAAAGCAGCTTCTTCGACTGCGACGAGACCGAGAGCGGCCCCGAACTGCTGACGAGCTTCATATGCGAGTATTATTCCGAAGACAGGGAGGTGCCTCCCGTCGTCGCGCTCGCGTCCGAGCCGGAGGACTTCGCGCTGCTGCGCGAGTGGCTTTCCGCGAAGCGCGGCAGGCGCGTTTCCCTGCGCTGCAAGGGCAGGGGCGACCTGCCGAAGACAGCGCGCATCTGCCTCGACAACGCCGAGGAGGCGCTTGTGCAGTACAGCGTCCGCCGCGGCGGTAAGAAAACGAAGGCCGCCGAGGAGCTGAAGGCGTACCTCGGGCTGACCGGCGAGCTGACGCGCATCGAGGCGTACGATATATCCCACACCGGCGGCAAAACGACCGTCGGCGGCATGGTGGTCTTCGAGAACGGCGCGCCTAAAAAGAGCGACTACCGCCGCTTCCGCGTCTCCGTCACCGGCGGCGACGACTACGCCGCCACCGCGGAGGTGATTTCGCGCCGCCTCGCCCATCTGGGCGAGAAGGGCTTCGAGCGTCCGGACGTGATCCTGCTCGACGGCGGCGCCCAGCACGTCGCCGTCGTCGGCGAGCTGTTCAGAGAGAAGGGCGTGGATATCCCCTTCTTCGGCATGGTGAAGGATAACAAGCACTCGCTCCGCGGCCTCGTTTCGCCGGAGGGAGAGCTCGATATAGGCAAAACGACGCGGGCGTTCCGTCTGCTTTACGCCGTCTCCGAGGAGGTGCACCGCTTCGCGATAAGCTACCACCGCGCCGCGCGCTCGGCGGAGCTGAAAACGTCGCAGCTCCGCGTGATAGACGGCGTGGGCGAAAGCCGCGCCGCCGCGCTGCTGAAAGCGTTCGGAAGCGTAGACGGAGTACGCGCCGCCACGGTCGACGAACTCGCCGCCGTCAAGGGCATGAGCCGCGCCGCCGCGGAGAACGTCCGCAAGTTCTTCGACGCCATCCCCGCCGACGCGTGA
- the rsmD gene encoding 16S rRNA (guanine(966)-N(2))-methyltransferase RsmD, giving the protein MRVVSGSAKGTLLEAPKGMTTRPTSDKAKEGVFSAIQCEVEGARALDIFAGSGGMGIEALSRGAASCVFVDIDLNALRCIKNNLAKAKLEGRVVRRDAIAFLNSCSDRFDIIFSDPPYNKGWTAKLLPLAAKLLDDGGVLLCETDGAEPRPEAAEGLRLRKTYVYGRAVVTLFEKISEKGADADEDSGLPGQL; this is encoded by the coding sequence ATGAGAGTTGTCAGCGGAAGCGCCAAGGGCACGCTGCTCGAAGCGCCGAAGGGAATGACCACGCGCCCGACGAGCGACAAGGCGAAGGAAGGCGTTTTCAGCGCGATACAGTGCGAGGTCGAAGGCGCGAGGGCGCTCGATATTTTCGCCGGCAGCGGCGGAATGGGCATCGAGGCGCTCAGCCGCGGAGCCGCGTCCTGCGTCTTCGTGGATATCGACCTTAACGCCCTGCGCTGCATAAAAAACAACCTCGCGAAAGCGAAGCTCGAGGGCAGGGTGGTCCGCAGGGACGCGATCGCGTTCCTGAACTCCTGCTCCGACCGCTTCGATATCATCTTCAGCGACCCGCCTTACAACAAGGGCTGGACGGCGAAGCTGCTGCCGCTTGCGGCGAAGCTGCTGGACGACGGCGGCGTACTGCTTTGCGAGACCGACGGCGCGGAGCCGCGTCCGGAGGCGGCCGAAGGGCTGCGCCTCCGCAAGACCTACGTTTACGGCAGGGCGGTCGTCACCCTGTTTGAAAAGATTTCCGAGAAAGGAGCCGACGCCGATGAGGATAGCGGTTTACCCGGGCAGCTTTGA
- the coaD gene encoding pantetheine-phosphate adenylyltransferase: MRIAVYPGSFDPITMGHIDIIKRASVMFDKLIICVMSNAKKTPVFTPDERVELIKRATAGIENIEVTSYGGLLADFARQQGAGFIVRGLRALSDFEYEFQMALTNRKLYPDADTVFLTTSAEYMYLSSSIVKEVIRNGGFVRDALPEQIADDVVKKIRA; encoded by the coding sequence ATGAGGATAGCGGTTTACCCGGGCAGCTTTGACCCGATAACGATGGGGCATATAGACATCATCAAGCGCGCCTCGGTGATGTTTGACAAGCTGATAATCTGCGTGATGTCCAACGCGAAGAAGACGCCCGTCTTCACGCCAGATGAGCGCGTCGAGCTTATCAAGCGCGCGACCGCGGGGATCGAAAACATCGAGGTGACCTCCTACGGCGGACTGCTCGCGGATTTCGCCCGTCAGCAGGGAGCCGGCTTCATAGTCAGAGGCCTGCGCGCGCTCTCGGATTTCGAATACGAGTTCCAGATGGCGCTGACGAACCGCAAGCTTTATCCCGACGCCGACACCGTCTTCCTGACGACCAGCGCGGAGTATATGTACCTCAGCTCAAGCATAGTTAAAGAAGTTATTCGCAACGGCGGCTTCGTTCGGGACGCGCTTCCCGAGCAGATTGCCGATGACGTTGTTAAAAAAATAAGAGCGTAA
- a CDS encoding ATPase: MNIDDLLDIMDELIDKAWKVPLSSKSMVDVEQIKDVVQDIRLNMPAEIRQAKTIVADRNKIIADARREADTVIRVAEEKAAFMVTQEEVYKAAQQKANETVAQANKMSAELKRSTNEYIENMLKNTDEVLTQELTEIRKARQNMKNIGRGEAPAEAE; this comes from the coding sequence ATGAACATTGACGACCTGCTCGACATAATGGACGAGCTTATTGACAAGGCGTGGAAAGTGCCGCTTTCCTCCAAGAGCATGGTGGACGTTGAGCAGATAAAGGACGTCGTCCAGGATATCCGCCTCAACATGCCCGCCGAGATCCGCCAGGCGAAGACCATCGTCGCGGACCGCAACAAGATCATCGCCGACGCCAGACGCGAAGCGGATACCGTTATCCGCGTAGCCGAGGAGAAGGCGGCGTTCATGGTCACGCAGGAAGAGGTCTACAAGGCCGCGCAGCAGAAGGCGAACGAGACCGTCGCCCAGGCGAACAAGATGTCCGCCGAGCTGAAGCGCTCCACCAACGAGTATATCGAGAACATGCTCAAGAACACCGACGAGGTGCTCACTCAGGAGCTCACCGAGATCCGCAAGGCGCGTCAGAATATGAAGAACATCGGCCGCGGCGAAGCGCCGGCAGAGGCTGAATAA
- a CDS encoding (d)CMP kinase → MLNIAIDGPSGAGKSTVAKEVAARRGMLYLDTGALYRTVALRVLESGADTHDEAAVEALLPGTEISLRFTDGEQRVLLGGRDVSDEIRTQPVAMAASDISAMPAVRAFLLELQRGIAAKNDCIMDGRDIGTVILPNADIKIFLTASAEERAARRVKQLAEKGIEADYATVVEEIRQRDEQDSTREISPLKPAPDACVIDSTNMSFEQVVAFISRMIGELV, encoded by the coding sequence ATGCTCAATATAGCGATTGACGGACCCTCCGGCGCAGGCAAAAGCACCGTTGCGAAGGAGGTCGCGGCGCGGCGCGGGATGCTCTATCTCGACACCGGCGCGCTTTACCGCACCGTCGCCCTGCGCGTGCTTGAAAGCGGCGCGGATACGCATGACGAAGCCGCGGTGGAAGCGCTCCTTCCCGGAACGGAGATATCCCTGCGTTTCACCGACGGCGAGCAGCGCGTGCTGCTCGGCGGGCGCGACGTCAGCGACGAAATACGCACTCAGCCGGTCGCCATGGCGGCGTCGGATATATCCGCGATGCCGGCGGTCAGAGCGTTCCTGCTCGAGCTTCAGCGCGGCATCGCCGCGAAGAACGACTGCATCATGGACGGCCGCGACATCGGCACGGTGATCCTGCCGAACGCGGATATCAAGATATTCCTCACCGCCTCCGCCGAGGAACGCGCCGCGCGGCGCGTCAAGCAACTCGCGGAGAAGGGGATCGAAGCGGACTACGCCACCGTCGTCGAGGAGATCAGGCAGCGCGACGAGCAGGACAGCACCCGCGAAATATCTCCGCTTAAACCCGCGCCCGACGCCTGCGTCATTGACTCCACGAATATGAGCTTTGAGCAGGTGGTCGCCTTTATTTCCCGAATGATAGGAGAGCTTGTCTGA
- a CDS encoding 1-acyl-sn-glycerol-3-phosphate acyltransferase → MSFYAVAKVIVYPFFKLFYGQRVINKKGFPTDEQVIVASNHTSFIDPILIGMACKKRLYYMGKAELFRFKPFGALIKALGAFPVHRGMRDSDATNRVYEIINEGKTFALFPQGTRLPHREDPDDGKPGVAMFSDKTGVGVLPVYVFNKKGKVRAFSRNVVVIGDVIPASEFSVEGGSMLDYRRKSKELMEKLFALKERVPEKWR, encoded by the coding sequence ATGAGCTTTTACGCGGTAGCCAAGGTTATCGTTTACCCGTTCTTCAAGCTGTTTTACGGGCAGCGCGTTATCAACAAAAAGGGTTTCCCGACGGATGAACAGGTGATAGTCGCCTCAAACCACACGTCCTTCATCGACCCGATCCTTATCGGCATGGCGTGCAAAAAGCGGCTGTATTACATGGGCAAGGCGGAGCTTTTCCGCTTCAAGCCGTTCGGAGCGCTGATAAAGGCGCTCGGCGCGTTCCCGGTGCACCGCGGGATGCGCGATTCGGACGCCACCAACCGCGTCTATGAAATTATTAACGAAGGCAAGACCTTCGCGCTCTTCCCGCAGGGAACGCGGCTTCCGCACAGGGAGGACCCGGACGACGGCAAGCCCGGCGTCGCGATGTTCTCCGACAAGACGGGAGTCGGCGTCCTGCCCGTTTACGTCTTTAATAAAAAGGGCAAGGTACGCGCTTTCTCGCGCAACGTCGTCGTTATCGGCGACGTGATACCCGCGTCCGAATTCTCGGTCGAGGGCGGCTCGATGCTGGATTACCGCCGCAAGTCGAAGGAACTTATGGAAAAGCTCTTCGCGCTGAAGGAAAGGGTACCGGAAAAATGGAGGTAA
- a CDS encoding bifunctional 4-hydroxy-3-methylbut-2-enyl diphosphate reductase/30S ribosomal protein S1 → MEVILARTAGFCFGVARAVKLARELADSGAPAATLGELIHNPVVTRELAEAGVRRIDSPQEAREGETVVIRSHGEGPGVYEALAARGAKVADATCPFVKRIHELAKSLGENDLLLLAGDETHPEVQGIGKYAKCSVFVFKNEKNFKKTLYESKKVEYNSIIIAAQTTFSVSEWQECTALAAELLPEAKIVNTICSATDARQTEAAELAAKCDAMIVVGGRNSSNTAKLYELCRSHCDNTVLVETADEIDMGRYAYTDIVGITAGASTPSGIIEEVVHKMNEEKDAIIESQEPEAIAEETKAAEAVETEVKEEEPVKEVNLDEMSFAEAVDYTFKTLYNGERVTGRVIGITPTEVQIELNTKHYAFVPLSELSSDTTKSPEELVSVGDELDLIVTRVNDVDGMVTLSKKRVDAMRGYEEIEKAVGTQEPLEGTITDAVNGGVIAIVNGVRVFIPASRTGIPRDGDLSVLVGTTQKIVILEINPRRRRVIGSIKAGERRTRKELAAQLWSEIEVGKKYTGKVKSLTSYGAFIDIGGVDGMVHVSEMSWERGKKPEDIFTIGDRVEVYVKDFDAEKKRISLGYRKEEDNPWNTFTDNFAVGDVIDVTVNRLMSFGAFVSIVPGIDGLIHISQIADRRIEKASDELKVGQQVKAKITSIDVENHKVGLSIRALLPKKTEEAPAEEVETVSEASEDPAAIEAPAETEAPAAPVEEAVAAAEETAEKVEEAASAAEEAVEEAAAPVEEAAAAVEEKAEEAAE, encoded by the coding sequence ATGGAGGTAATTCTCGCCCGTACCGCCGGCTTCTGCTTCGGCGTAGCGCGCGCGGTGAAGCTTGCCCGCGAGCTTGCCGATTCCGGTGCGCCCGCTGCGACGCTGGGCGAGCTGATACACAACCCCGTCGTTACCCGCGAGCTTGCGGAAGCGGGAGTGCGCCGCATCGACTCGCCGCAGGAAGCGCGGGAAGGTGAAACGGTCGTCATCCGCTCGCACGGCGAAGGCCCCGGCGTTTACGAGGCGCTCGCCGCACGCGGAGCGAAGGTAGCGGACGCGACCTGTCCGTTCGTCAAGCGCATCCACGAGCTCGCGAAATCGCTCGGCGAGAACGATTTGCTGCTTCTGGCGGGAGACGAAACGCATCCCGAGGTCCAAGGGATAGGAAAATACGCAAAATGTTCCGTCTTTGTCTTCAAAAATGAAAAAAATTTCAAAAAAACTCTTTACGAATCAAAAAAAGTAGAGTATAATAGCATAATTATAGCGGCTCAAACTACGTTTTCCGTTTCGGAGTGGCAGGAATGCACCGCGCTCGCCGCGGAGCTGCTGCCGGAAGCGAAGATAGTGAACACGATCTGCAGCGCCACCGATGCGCGGCAGACCGAAGCCGCGGAGCTTGCTGCGAAGTGCGACGCCATGATAGTCGTCGGCGGCAGAAACAGCTCCAACACGGCGAAGCTTTACGAGCTTTGCCGCAGTCATTGCGACAATACCGTCCTTGTCGAGACAGCGGACGAAATTGACATGGGCAGGTATGCATATACCGATATTGTCGGGATTACCGCCGGGGCGTCCACTCCGTCGGGAATAATTGAGGAGGTTGTTCACAAGATGAACGAAGAAAAAGACGCGATCATCGAATCGCAGGAGCCCGAGGCTATAGCCGAGGAGACCAAAGCGGCCGAGGCCGTTGAAACTGAAGTCAAGGAGGAAGAACCTGTTAAGGAAGTAAACCTTGACGAGATGAGCTTTGCTGAAGCAGTCGATTACACGTTCAAGACTTTATATAACGGGGAAAGGGTTACCGGCAGAGTTATAGGCATAACTCCGACGGAGGTTCAGATCGAGCTGAACACCAAGCACTACGCTTTTGTTCCGCTTTCCGAACTCAGCAGCGACACCACCAAGTCGCCCGAAGAGCTCGTTTCCGTCGGCGACGAGCTGGATCTCATCGTCACCAGAGTCAACGACGTTGACGGTATGGTCACGCTTTCCAAGAAGCGCGTCGACGCCATGAGAGGCTACGAAGAGATCGAGAAGGCCGTCGGCACTCAGGAGCCCCTTGAAGGCACGATCACCGACGCTGTCAACGGCGGCGTTATCGCCATCGTCAACGGCGTGCGCGTATTCATCCCCGCGTCCCGCACCGGCATTCCGCGCGACGGCGACCTGTCCGTACTGGTCGGCACCACGCAGAAGATAGTCATCCTCGAGATCAACCCGCGCCGCCGCAGAGTCATCGGCTCCATCAAGGCGGGCGAACGCCGCACGCGCAAGGAGCTTGCCGCGCAGCTGTGGTCCGAGATCGAGGTCGGCAAGAAGTACACCGGCAAGGTCAAGTCCCTGACCAGCTACGGCGCCTTCATCGACATCGGCGGAGTGGACGGCATGGTCCACGTCTCCGAGATGTCCTGGGAGCGCGGCAAGAAGCCGGAAGACATCTTCACAATCGGCGACAGAGTCGAAGTCTACGTCAAGGATTTCGACGCCGAGAAGAAGCGTATTTCCCTCGGCTACCGCAAGGAAGAGGATAACCCGTGGAACACCTTCACCGATAACTTCGCCGTCGGCGACGTCATCGACGTGACGGTCAACCGCCTGATGAGCTTCGGCGCGTTCGTCTCGATCGTTCCGGGCATCGACGGACTGATCCACATTTCGCAGATCGCGGACCGCCGCATCGAGAAGGCGTCCGACGAGCTGAAGGTCGGCCAGCAGGTCAAGGCGAAGATCACCTCGATCGACGTCGAGAATCACAAGGTCGGGCTCTCCATCAGAGCGCTGCTCCCCAAGAAGACCGAAGAAGCTCCCGCCGAAGAGGTCGAGACCGTTTCCGAAGCTTCCGAGGATCCCGCCGCGATAGAAGCTCCCGCGGAGACCGAGGCGCCCGCCGCTCCCGTTGAGGAAGCCGTCGCCGCCGCCGAAGAGACCGCAGAGAAGGTCGAAGAGGCCGCCTCCGCCGCCGAAGAGGCCGTCGAAGAGGCCGCCGCTCCCGTCGAGGAAGCCGCCGCCGCTGTCGAGGAAAAGGCCGAAGAAGCCGCCGAGTAA
- the rpmA gene encoding 50S ribosomal protein L27 yields MIRLGIQFFAHKKGMGSTKNGRDSHSKRLGAKRGDGQYVLAGNILVRQRGTKIHPGANVGRGSDDTLFAMISGKVKFERVGKDKKQVSVYEA; encoded by the coding sequence ATGATCAGATTAGGAATACAGTTTTTCGCTCATAAAAAAGGAATGGGCTCCACCAAGAACGGCAGAGATTCCCACTCCAAGCGTCTCGGCGCGAAGCGCGGCGACGGTCAGTACGTCCTCGCCGGCAACATCCTCGTCCGCCAGAGAGGCACCAAGATCCATCCCGGCGCGAACGTCGGCAGAGGTTCCGACGACACCCTTTTCGCCATGATCAGCGGCAAGGTCAAGTTTGAGCGCGTCGGTAAGGACAAGAAGCAGGTCAGCGTCTACGAGGCGTAA
- a CDS encoding ribosomal-processing cysteine protease Prp: protein MIAAVFTRSGGKYAGFEISGHSGLADAGSDVLCAAVSAATELAANLAGGEAKADEKNAKVTVRIPSPDENSERVIRALRDQLKGYSEEYPKNIRITEQECVL, encoded by the coding sequence ATGATCGCCGCGGTTTTCACCAGATCGGGCGGGAAATACGCCGGATTTGAGATCAGCGGACATTCGGGGCTTGCCGACGCCGGCAGCGACGTGCTTTGCGCGGCTGTTTCGGCGGCGACCGAGCTGGCCGCCAACCTCGCCGGAGGCGAGGCGAAGGCCGACGAAAAAAACGCGAAGGTCACGGTCCGTATCCCCTCCCCCGACGAAAACAGCGAGCGCGTGATACGCGCGCTGCGCGATCAGCTGAAGGGCTATTCGGAAGAATATCCGAAGAACATCAGAATCACAGAACAGGAGTGTGTGTTATGA